From Candidatus Atelocyanobacterium thalassa isolate ALOHA, a single genomic window includes:
- a CDS encoding DUF1995 family protein — translation MIEVPINVEQAICQAKEAVKLALSEGVERICIEIVVPEIVLQAQNLTLDFISIFEEESGLKIFFPDTGSAALARRDWGETNFSVTDLGDRGVAIEDKLLETDQILLLVAPSFTEIKSIEKLCSLAYDRPIIFLIPQFEDISIVGIGSVAREIQKRFLNTLESVYYFHPLDNLLVVHSYSSPWYIYSKEKESHKLISEKNEKPNQEELDLLITNEIVVNNSNFSQTSKTGFINEIQRFIDFLSK, via the coding sequence ATGATCGAAGTTCCTATCAATGTAGAGCAGGCTATATGTCAAGCAAAAGAAGCCGTAAAGCTTGCCCTCTCAGAAGGGGTTGAGCGCATTTGTATTGAAATAGTTGTTCCAGAAATTGTTCTTCAAGCACAAAATTTAACTTTAGATTTTATATCTATATTTGAAGAAGAATCAGGATTGAAAATATTTTTCCCCGACACAGGCTCTGCTGCTTTAGCTCGTCGCGACTGGGGAGAAACTAATTTTAGCGTAACTGATTTAGGAGATAGAGGAGTCGCTATAGAAGATAAATTATTAGAAACAGATCAAATTTTATTATTAGTAGCTCCTTCTTTTACTGAAATAAAATCTATAGAAAAACTATGTAGTCTAGCCTATGATCGACCTATCATTTTTTTAATTCCTCAATTTGAAGATATTTCTATTGTTGGTATAGGATCTGTTGCACGAGAAATACAAAAAAGATTTCTTAATACATTAGAATCTGTTTATTATTTTCATCCATTAGACAACCTTTTAGTAGTACACTCATACTCTTCTCCTTGGTACATATATTCTAAAGAGAAAGAAAGCCATAAACTCATAAGTGAAAAAAATGAAAAACCTAATCAAGAAGAGCTAGATCTATTAATTACCAATGAAATTGTAGTAAATAATAGTAATTTTAGTCAGACTTCAAAAACAGGTTTTATAAATGAGATACAACGTTTTATAGATTTTCTAAGTAAATAA
- the ribH gene encoding 6,7-dimethyl-8-ribityllumazine synthase, with amino-acid sequence MATFEGTFTEDLSDTRFAIVIGRFNDLVTNKLLSGCQDCLKRHGINTDPQGSQVDYAWVPGSFEVPLVAHQLALSGRYNAIICLGAIIRGQTPHFDYVSAEAAKGIAAIGFQTGTPIVFGILTTDTMQQALERAGIKSNQGWNYALNSLEMVSLMRKIKSSN; translated from the coding sequence ATGGCTACTTTTGAAGGTACTTTTACAGAAGACTTGTCTGATACTCGCTTTGCTATTGTTATAGGTCGTTTTAACGACTTAGTAACTAATAAACTTTTATCTGGATGTCAAGACTGTTTAAAGCGTCATGGGATAAACACAGATCCTCAAGGCAGTCAAGTTGATTATGCCTGGGTTCCTGGGAGCTTTGAAGTTCCATTGGTTGCACATCAATTAGCTTTATCAGGTAGATATAATGCCATTATTTGTCTAGGAGCTATTATCCGTGGTCAAACACCACATTTTGATTATGTATCGGCAGAAGCAGCAAAAGGAATAGCTGCGATAGGCTTTCAAACTGGTACTCCTATAGTTTTTGGTATCCTAACCACTGATACTATGCAGCAAGCTCTGGAAAGAGCGGGGATCAAGAGTAATCAAGGATGGAATTATGCTTTAAACTCTTTAGAGATGGTAAGCTTAATGAGGAAAATAAAATCTTCAAATTGA
- a CDS encoding HU family DNA-binding protein, producing MNKEDLVNTIAAKTRLTKKETSQILDALTSTIMETVASGNKVVLVGFGTFEPRDRKERKGMNPQTGQPITIPATTVPAFSAGKVFKGKVVESM from the coding sequence ATGAATAAAGAAGACCTCGTTAACACTATTGCTGCAAAAACTCGCCTTACCAAAAAGGAAACAAGCCAAATTTTAGATGCACTAACAAGTACAATCATGGAAACAGTTGCTTCTGGAAATAAGGTAGTTCTAGTAGGGTTCGGAACATTTGAGCCAAGAGACAGAAAAGAACGAAAAGGTATGAATCCTCAAACAGGTCAACCAATTACTATTCCTGCAACTACAGTTCCAGCATTCTCTGCTGGAAAAGTTTTCAAAGGAAAAGTTGTAGAATCCATGTAG
- a CDS encoding sulfurtransferase TusA family protein — protein sequence MNSLNSNELLLDLRGVSCPVNFIRIKLRLESIPSSSILEVWLDAGEPMEQVPESLAMEGYKIESMEDCHGFFSIKILRP from the coding sequence ATGAATTCTTTAAACTCAAATGAATTGCTTTTAGATTTACGTGGCGTCTCTTGTCCTGTAAATTTTATTCGAATTAAATTAAGGTTAGAAAGTATTCCTTCTAGTTCTATTTTAGAAGTTTGGTTAGATGCTGGTGAGCCTATGGAGCAGGTTCCTGAGAGCTTAGCCATGGAAGGGTACAAGATAGAATCCATGGAAGACTGCCATGGATTTTTTTCTATTAAAATTCTGCGTCCTTAA
- the dnaJ gene encoding molecular chaperone DnaJ, with product MPGDYYKTLGVDRNSSKDDLKQAYRRLARKYHPDVNKEAGAEERFKEINRAYEVLSEPDTRSRYDQFGEAGVSGANGFNQGDMGDMGGFADIFETIFSGFGGGAGTSNTRRRNEPTKGDDLRLDLKLNFREAIFGGEKEIRIPHLEICTVCQGSGAKPGTQKTTCPTCDGQGQVRRSTRTPFGSFAQVSTCPTCNGEGQIIKEKCEVCGGAGRRQVTEKVKITIPAGVGDGTRLRVSRKGDAGLRGGVAGDLYVYLYVESDKVFTREKMNILSEIKISYLQAILGCTVSVDTVDGKKDLSIPSGTQPRTILTLDNLGVPKLGNDAIRGDHLITVNVDIPTRINSEERELLEKLAVIKGQTHGKGGIEGFLGSLFNK from the coding sequence ATGCCAGGTGACTACTACAAAACTCTTGGGGTTGATCGTAACTCCAGTAAAGACGATTTAAAACAAGCTTATCGACGTCTTGCACGAAAATACCACCCTGATGTAAATAAAGAAGCAGGAGCTGAAGAACGTTTCAAAGAAATTAACCGCGCATACGAGGTATTGTCTGAGCCTGATACACGAAGTCGCTATGATCAGTTTGGAGAAGCCGGAGTTAGTGGGGCAAACGGTTTTAATCAAGGAGATATGGGAGATATGGGCGGTTTTGCCGATATCTTTGAAACTATTTTTAGTGGATTTGGAGGTGGTGCTGGTACATCCAATACACGTCGCCGTAACGAGCCAACTAAGGGAGATGATTTACGTCTTGACCTTAAATTGAATTTTCGTGAAGCAATATTTGGAGGAGAGAAAGAAATTCGTATTCCTCACCTTGAAATATGTACAGTGTGTCAAGGTAGTGGGGCTAAGCCAGGGACACAAAAAACTACTTGTCCGACTTGTGATGGCCAAGGCCAAGTCCGTCGTTCAACTCGTACTCCATTTGGAAGCTTTGCTCAAGTTTCTACCTGTCCAACTTGTAATGGTGAAGGACAAATTATTAAAGAAAAATGTGAAGTTTGTGGAGGTGCTGGACGTAGACAAGTAACTGAGAAAGTGAAAATTACGATTCCAGCTGGGGTAGGTGATGGAACTCGTCTTAGGGTATCACGTAAGGGAGATGCTGGATTAAGAGGAGGAGTGGCAGGAGATCTTTATGTATACCTATATGTTGAGTCTGACAAGGTATTTACTAGAGAAAAGATGAATATCCTTTCTGAAATTAAAATTAGTTATCTTCAGGCGATTCTTGGATGTACTGTATCAGTAGATACAGTAGATGGAAAGAAAGATTTATCCATCCCTTCTGGTACTCAGCCTAGGACAATCTTAACTCTAGATAATCTAGGTGTACCAAAGTTAGGAAATGATGCTATCCGTGGTGATCATTTAATTACAGTTAATGTAGACATTCCGACTAGAATTAATTCTGAAGAAAGAGAACTTCTGGAGAAACTAGCTGTAATTAAGGGTCAAACTCATGGGAAAGGTGGAATAGAAGGATTCTTAGGAAGTCTATTTAATAAATGA
- a CDS encoding DUF3326 domain-containing protein, with translation MFSRPYNAVLIVPTGIGASIGGYAGDALPLARAMAKICDYLITHPNVLNGAQLYWPSSNILYVEGYGLDNFSCGNWGLDPVLSNRVGLILDQGIESDLMLRHIQAANAARATLGLKLTDYIVTDASLGVELRITNSGTSWGTISNPGSLLRAAEKLINIDRAEAIAVVSRFPDEIDKTLLNNYRSGSGVDPIAGAESVISHLIVSQFCIPAAHAPALNPLPLDSTISPRSAAEELGYTFLSSVLVGLSRAPQFVTKQNFHSIWADDVDALVVPATACGGSSVLSLNQRNSVLIAVAENETAINVLPESLKLKAITVNSYLEALGVLVAHKAGIDINTIGLNLSSLSSLTER, from the coding sequence GTGTTTAGTCGTCCTTATAATGCTGTTTTAATTGTTCCTACTGGTATTGGAGCGTCTATTGGTGGTTATGCTGGAGATGCATTACCTTTAGCTAGAGCTATGGCAAAAATATGTGACTATTTAATTACTCATCCTAATGTTTTAAATGGAGCGCAATTATATTGGCCTTCTAGCAATATCCTTTATGTTGAAGGATATGGTTTAGATAATTTTTCTTGTGGTAATTGGGGACTAGATCCGGTACTTTCAAATAGAGTTGGACTAATTCTTGATCAAGGAATTGAGTCGGATTTAATGTTAAGACATATACAAGCGGCAAACGCGGCTAGAGCAACTCTTGGACTAAAACTAACTGATTATATAGTGACTGATGCTTCACTAGGAGTAGAACTCCGTATTACCAACTCAGGAACAAGTTGGGGGACAATTAGTAATCCGGGTAGTTTGCTACGAGCTGCTGAAAAATTAATTAATATAGATAGGGCTGAAGCGATCGCTGTAGTATCTCGTTTTCCTGATGAAATAGATAAAACGTTACTTAATAATTATCGTTCTGGAAGTGGTGTTGATCCCATAGCAGGTGCTGAATCAGTTATTTCGCATTTGATAGTTAGTCAGTTTTGCATACCAGCTGCCCATGCTCCTGCCTTAAATCCTTTACCATTAGATAGTACTATTTCTCCTCGTTCAGCAGCGGAAGAACTAGGATATACGTTTTTATCTTCTGTCTTAGTTGGATTAAGCCGTGCACCACAATTTGTCACTAAACAAAATTTTCATAGTATTTGGGCTGATGATGTTGATGCTTTAGTAGTTCCAGCAACTGCTTGTGGAGGATCATCTGTTCTTAGTCTTAATCAAAGAAATTCAGTACTAATAGCAGTAGCGGAAAATGAAACAGCCATTAATGTTTTACCTGAATCATTAAAACTAAAAGCTATCACAGTAAATTCATATTTAGAAGCACTAGGTGTCTTAGTAGCTCATAAAGCTGGTATTGATATCAATACTATTGGTCTAAACTTATCTTCTTTGTCTTCATTGACTGAGAGATGA
- a CDS encoding DUF3386 domain-containing protein: MSKRTINARDLFRSAYENRYTWDANFPGYTASITFRENDQVFSGQIKINKDLSSEVFNIKDKEVLAQIKSQLWEITIHRVRRSFEDTHGQNSFRYGSIDEKGLVEILMGGKSEGDCYKLYDNKICHVHRHIQGIAITINTFNSHDTGEGYLSHCYDSIYHDPKTGKIRTEKRDFEDNYHKVKNYHILSNRIIKGREDEKSLIKDFSFSSIELL, translated from the coding sequence ATGAGTAAAAGAACTATTAATGCTAGAGACTTATTCCGTTCTGCATATGAAAATCGCTATACTTGGGACGCTAATTTCCCAGGATATACTGCGAGTATAACTTTTCGAGAAAATGATCAAGTCTTTTCTGGTCAAATTAAGATTAATAAGGATCTTTCCTCAGAAGTATTCAATATTAAAGATAAAGAGGTTTTAGCTCAGATTAAATCTCAATTGTGGGAAATTACTATTCATAGGGTACGTCGTTCGTTTGAAGATACTCATGGTCAAAATAGTTTCCGCTATGGAAGTATAGATGAAAAGGGCTTGGTAGAAATTCTTATGGGTGGTAAATCAGAAGGAGACTGTTATAAGCTTTATGATAACAAAATTTGCCATGTTCATCGTCACATTCAGGGTATTGCCATAACAATCAATACTTTTAACAGTCATGATACAGGAGAAGGTTATTTATCACATTGTTATGATTCTATTTATCATGATCCTAAAACAGGAAAAATAAGAACAGAGAAAAGAGATTTTGAAGATAATTATCATAAGGTGAAAAATTATCATATTCTAAGTAACCGTATTATTAAGGGTAGGGAAGATGAAAAATCTTTAATTAAAGATTTTTCATTTTCTAGTATTGAACTTTTGTAA
- a CDS encoding DNA polymerase III subunit gamma/tau translates to MFYEPLYQKYRPQTFDGLVGQKSIVLTLSNAIRSQRISHAYLFTGPRGTGKTSTARIFAKSINCLASDAPSISPCGNCEACQTINKGSSLDVIEIDAASNTGVDNIREIIEQAKFAPMQLRYKIYIVDECHMLSTAAFNALLKILEEPPKHVIFILATTDPQRVLPTIISRCQRFDYRRIAIEEIVQHLGKIAKEENINIEIDALNLVAKISNGGLRDAESLLDQLSLFTGKINSEKVNDLVGLISERDLLSLLQAIRSNNSKLIIEFCGQLINKGKEPLTILQNIANFHLNLLISKVSPQCPELTMISKDIWKELCIEAEFWKTDRILKNQQKLRNSEIQLKSTTQPYLWIEIILLDLLQEEKEFSIDSNNLDIAAKFSSNKKLVIDDPKIEDQTKGNIKNLVENSNNKKLITDDSRIEDQTKGNIENLVENSNNKKLITDDSRIEDQTKGNIENLVESSSKSSVSTSNADLEGTWNLIIQNLPPFLAGLIKEHGCLVSHKGRTATVGMSSSPLLELTKSKLSEIELAFEKVIGHKVTISLKVETKPKSSQDLLRKSNSDIPNSANNPAKNIIKNKSLNSNNNIQKTNNTEETVLNNNQELSCKSGVGVSTKISKQSFKDPDLIDLPSNGVTQIAKKLATFFKGEIIDNHKNKKDNDSFQDLSISDNSQEKIITNICQDSQVKEEEQYIYETKKPFFSDNIKSEIIDNKELLEQKLQKKLKGDQ, encoded by the coding sequence CTGTTTTATGAACCTCTGTATCAAAAGTATCGTCCTCAAACCTTTGATGGTTTAGTAGGACAAAAATCAATTGTCTTAACTTTAAGTAATGCTATTAGATCTCAGCGTATATCCCATGCTTACCTATTTACTGGTCCTAGAGGAACGGGTAAAACATCTACTGCTAGAATTTTTGCAAAATCTATTAATTGTCTAGCATCAGATGCTCCTAGCATATCCCCTTGTGGTAATTGCGAAGCATGCCAAACTATAAACAAAGGTTCTTCATTAGATGTTATAGAAATTGATGCAGCAAGTAATACAGGAGTTGATAATATTCGGGAAATTATTGAGCAAGCAAAATTTGCTCCAATGCAGTTACGCTACAAAATATACATTGTTGATGAATGCCATATGCTTAGCACAGCAGCTTTTAATGCTTTGCTAAAAATATTAGAAGAACCTCCAAAACATGTGATATTCATACTAGCAACCACTGATCCTCAGAGAGTCTTACCTACGATTATTTCTCGTTGTCAACGTTTTGACTATCGTCGAATTGCGATTGAAGAGATAGTTCAGCATTTAGGTAAAATAGCGAAAGAAGAGAATATTAATATCGAAATAGATGCGCTAAATCTTGTTGCAAAAATTTCTAATGGTGGTTTAAGAGATGCTGAAAGCTTATTAGATCAATTAAGTTTATTTACAGGAAAAATTAATTCCGAAAAAGTAAATGATTTAGTAGGTTTAATTTCTGAGCGAGATCTATTATCACTGTTACAAGCAATTCGCTCTAATAACTCAAAGCTTATTATTGAATTTTGTGGACAATTAATAAACAAAGGTAAGGAACCATTAACAATATTGCAAAATATTGCAAATTTTCATTTAAATCTACTTATTTCTAAAGTATCTCCCCAATGTCCTGAACTAACGATGATAAGCAAAGATATCTGGAAAGAGCTCTGTATAGAAGCAGAGTTTTGGAAAACTGATAGAATTCTAAAAAATCAACAAAAACTAAGAAATAGTGAAATTCAATTAAAAAGCACAACTCAGCCTTATCTCTGGATAGAAATTATTTTATTAGATTTATTGCAAGAAGAAAAAGAATTTTCAATAGATAGTAACAATCTAGATATAGCTGCTAAGTTTTCTAGTAATAAGAAATTGGTAATAGATGATCCAAAAATTGAAGATCAAACTAAGGGAAACATAAAAAATCTGGTTGAAAATAGCAATAATAAGAAATTGATAACAGATGATTCAAGAATTGAAGATCAAACTAAGGGAAACATAGAAAATCTGGTTGAAAATAGCAATAATAAGAAATTGATAACAGATGATTCAAGAATTGAAGATCAAACTAAAGGAAACATAGAAAATCTGGTTGAAAGTAGCAGTAAATCAAGTGTTTCAACTAGTAATGCTGACTTAGAAGGAACATGGAATTTGATAATACAAAATCTTCCACCATTTTTAGCGGGATTAATTAAAGAGCATGGGTGTCTTGTTAGTCACAAGGGAAGAACTGCAACTGTTGGTATGTCTAGTTCTCCATTACTTGAACTAACAAAAAGTAAGCTTTCTGAAATTGAATTAGCTTTTGAAAAAGTCATAGGCCATAAAGTTACCATAAGTCTTAAAGTAGAAACAAAGCCAAAATCTAGCCAAGATTTACTACGTAAATCAAATTCAGATATCCCTAACAGCGCTAATAATCCAGCAAAAAATATAATTAAAAACAAAAGTCTAAATAGTAATAACAATATACAAAAAACAAATAATACAGAAGAAACAGTTTTAAATAATAACCAAGAACTTTCCTGTAAATCAGGAGTTGGTGTTTCTACTAAAATATCTAAACAATCTTTCAAGGATCCTGATTTAATAGATTTACCCAGTAATGGAGTTACTCAAATAGCGAAAAAATTAGCTACATTTTTTAAGGGAGAGATCATAGATAATCACAAGAATAAGAAAGACAATGATTCTTTTCAGGACCTATCCATATCAGATAATTCACAAGAAAAAATAATTACAAATATATGTCAAGATTCTCAAGTTAAAGAAGAAGAGCAATATATTTATGAGACAAAAAAACCATTTTTCTCAGATAATATTAAAAGTGAAATAATAGATAATAAAGAGTTACTGGAACAAAAACTACAAAAAAAATTAAAGGGAGACCAATAA
- the glyS gene encoding glycine--tRNA ligase subunit beta gives MIFLLEIGTEELPTSFVDRAINQWKQIIPTSLKKNFLSSESIFVYGTPRRLAVIITGLLDKQTDRNELIKGPSVKAAFTEGKPTIALEGFLRKQNVEIEALEIRSTKKGECVFVDKKIQGIKTTEILPELINAWIGGLEGKRFMKWGNGDFKFSRPIRWIVSLCDSQILPIKIENGDSVITSSSFSYGHRVLRPGPINIPHAASYVDILKSAYVEVDPARRYNIIENDIKTIAENAKGVIDTSHELLKEVVNLVEYPTAILGTFNEEFLELPDEVIKTVMIKHQRYFPIKKISSNQLLSQFISISNGDPSKSTIITQGNEKVLKARLSDAQFFYASDSNQSLSSYLPKLENVTFQKELGSIRNKVDRIINISKQVSNQLQFTPQQIEEVLRTALLCKADLVTQMVYEFPELQGIMGQKYALVSGELEIVAQGIFDHYLPRGHDDQMPKSLTGIVVGIADRLDTLIGIFGLGMIPTGSSDPFGLRRAANAIISIAWGSQLSINLSGLISEGCQSFLLNNPEQKSPLKSLRNFFAQRIQSLLQDEMGIDYDLVNAVLGDVESEYIERAFQDITDLKKRAQFLQNIRNNGILEKVYQTINRSTRLAKQGNLGYEEFSPSVIIDNNLFKKLSEQQLYDSLINLEPTINFVVTNKDYDLLMKGLINIIPLVDEFFDGKNSVLVMDENQKVKQNRLNLLGILRNYGRILADFGEIVKS, from the coding sequence ATGATCTTTTTATTAGAAATTGGCACAGAAGAATTACCCACAAGTTTCGTTGACCGTGCTATTAATCAGTGGAAACAAATCATTCCTACTAGTTTAAAAAAGAATTTTTTGAGTTCAGAGTCTATTTTTGTATATGGAACGCCAAGAAGACTTGCTGTTATAATTACTGGTCTATTAGATAAGCAAACAGACCGTAACGAATTAATAAAAGGTCCTAGTGTAAAAGCAGCATTTACAGAAGGAAAACCAACAATAGCTTTAGAAGGATTTTTACGAAAACAAAATGTTGAAATTGAAGCCTTGGAGATTCGTTCTACTAAAAAAGGAGAATGCGTATTTGTTGATAAAAAAATACAGGGCATTAAAACAACTGAGATTTTACCAGAATTAATTAATGCTTGGATTGGTGGTTTAGAGGGTAAAAGATTCATGAAATGGGGGAATGGCGATTTTAAATTTTCCCGTCCTATTAGATGGATAGTATCTTTGTGTGATTCTCAAATATTACCTATCAAGATTGAAAATGGAGATAGTGTAATAACTAGTAGCTCTTTTTCATATGGACACCGAGTTTTAAGACCTGGCCCTATTAATATTCCACATGCTGCTTCCTATGTAGATATATTAAAATCTGCTTATGTTGAGGTCGATCCTGCTAGACGTTATAACATTATTGAAAATGATATTAAAACCATAGCTGAAAATGCAAAAGGAGTTATCGATACTTCTCATGAGTTATTAAAGGAAGTTGTAAATTTAGTGGAATACCCTACGGCAATTTTAGGAACTTTTAATGAAGAATTCTTAGAACTTCCTGATGAAGTTATTAAAACTGTAATGATTAAACATCAAAGGTATTTTCCTATCAAAAAGATATCTAGTAATCAACTTTTATCACAATTTATTAGTATTTCAAATGGTGATCCTAGTAAGAGTACAATAATTACTCAGGGAAATGAAAAAGTATTAAAAGCAAGGCTATCAGATGCTCAGTTTTTTTATGCATCTGATAGTAATCAATCTCTAAGTAGTTATTTACCTAAATTAGAGAATGTTACTTTTCAAAAAGAATTAGGGAGTATAAGAAATAAGGTAGATCGAATTATCAATATTTCTAAGCAAGTATCAAATCAATTACAGTTTACGCCACAACAAATAGAAGAAGTTTTGAGGACAGCTTTATTATGCAAAGCTGATCTTGTAACTCAAATGGTATATGAGTTTCCCGAACTGCAGGGAATTATGGGACAAAAATATGCTTTAGTCAGCGGAGAGTTAGAGATTGTCGCTCAGGGAATCTTTGATCATTATTTACCACGTGGTCATGATGATCAAATGCCGAAATCTTTGACAGGTATTGTCGTTGGGATTGCTGATCGTTTAGATACTTTGATTGGAATTTTTGGACTAGGAATGATTCCAACAGGCTCATCTGATCCTTTTGGCTTAAGAAGAGCAGCAAACGCAATTATTTCCATAGCATGGGGATCTCAATTGTCTATAAATCTATCTGGTTTAATATCTGAAGGGTGCCAATCATTTCTTTTAAATAATCCTGAACAAAAATCTCCTCTAAAATCTTTAAGAAACTTCTTTGCTCAAAGAATTCAATCTTTATTACAAGATGAAATGGGGATTGATTATGATTTAGTAAACGCAGTATTAGGTGATGTAGAGTCTGAATATATAGAGCGCGCTTTTCAAGATATTACAGATTTAAAAAAACGTGCTCAATTTTTACAAAATATACGTAATAATGGGATTTTAGAGAAAGTATATCAAACTATTAATCGTTCAACTCGATTAGCGAAGCAAGGTAATCTTGGCTATGAAGAGTTTAGTCCTTCCGTAATTATTGACAATAATTTATTTAAAAAATTATCAGAACAACAATTGTATGATAGCTTAATCAATTTAGAGCCTACAATAAATTTTGTTGTAACTAATAAAGATTATGATCTGTTAATGAAAGGGCTAATCAATATTATTCCTCTAGTTGATGAATTCTTCGATGGCAAAAATAGCGTTTTGGTAATGGATGAGAATCAGAAAGTCAAACAAAATCGTTTAAATTTATTAGGAATTTTACGTAATTATGGAAGGATTTTGGCTGACTTTGGTGAAATTGTTAAAAGTTAA
- the rsgA gene encoding small ribosomal subunit biogenesis GTPase RsgA → MDSTHIFLSTTIPEFYGTVVAAQANFYRVYLDENHEYENYDFSSYLLCTRRERLKKIGQNVMVGDRVIIKKSSLQDLRGLIISVLPRKTELSRPKVANADQILLLFPFKEPELEPWQLSRFLIKAESTLIPLVLCLNKADLIKPDEQKKWKMRLKKWGYTPHLISILNIQGIQELYDCLQNKITIFAGPSGAGKSSLINKLVPNIEQRVDKVSGKLRKGRHTTRHVELFRLPKGGLVADTPGFNQADLQCDPRKLINYFPEVRSQLKQGECQFNNCLHRSEPNCIISKSWERYEHYLTILAEMLSQKEVEQKKKVQESTLKLKIKAFGKEVYEPKLEIKKYRRYSRQDKNQRLREFYKNGDLE, encoded by the coding sequence ATGGATTCAACACATATTTTCTTATCTACGACTATTCCAGAATTTTATGGAACAGTCGTAGCAGCTCAAGCTAACTTTTATCGGGTTTATTTAGATGAAAACCATGAGTATGAGAATTATGATTTTAGCTCATATTTACTTTGTACTCGACGTGAACGTCTTAAAAAAATTGGACAAAACGTTATGGTAGGAGATCGTGTAATAATAAAAAAGTCTAGTCTTCAAGATCTTCGAGGGTTAATTATTTCTGTCTTGCCTCGTAAAACAGAATTATCTCGTCCCAAAGTAGCTAATGCAGATCAGATACTTTTACTTTTTCCTTTTAAAGAACCTGAATTAGAACCTTGGCAATTGAGTCGTTTTCTTATTAAAGCAGAATCAACATTAATTCCATTAGTTTTATGTCTTAATAAAGCTGACCTAATTAAACCTGATGAACAGAAAAAATGGAAAATGAGATTGAAAAAATGGGGATATACTCCCCATTTAATTAGCATCTTAAACATTCAGGGGATTCAGGAACTATATGATTGCTTGCAAAATAAGATTACAATCTTTGCTGGTCCTTCTGGAGCTGGCAAATCTAGCTTAATTAACAAGTTAGTTCCTAATATTGAGCAAAGAGTTGATAAAGTTTCAGGTAAATTGCGCAAAGGCCGTCATACTACTCGTCATGTTGAACTTTTTAGATTACCTAAAGGAGGCTTAGTAGCTGATACGCCTGGTTTTAATCAAGCTGACTTACAATGTGATCCTCGTAAACTAATTAATTATTTTCCTGAAGTGAGAAGCCAACTCAAACAAGGTGAATGTCAATTTAATAATTGTCTTCATAGAAGTGAACCAAATTGTATTATTAGTAAAAGTTGGGAAAGGTACGAACATTATTTAACTATTCTGGCAGAAATGCTTTCACAAAAAGAAGTAGAACAAAAAAAGAAAGTTCAAGAATCAACATTAAAACTTAAAATTAAAGCTTTTGGGAAAGAAGTCTATGAACCAAAATTAGAGATTAAAAAATATCGGCGTTATTCTAGGCAGGATAAAAACCAAAGGTTACGAGAGTTTTATAAAAATGGAGATTTAGAGTAA
- a CDS encoding DUF3531 family protein produces MEIKFREFNPFDLWIWLEFETIPSNLEKQYIEEVFNSWFYLGKLGAFNAENLQVQDAGIDISYMNYDTDILDNSMMALMHNMGDFEYQDLWGRCWLDLGTSDLFSLDILINSLNQLDKELIKIKQFIIGGENENWRIETQEESMFVDDDVV; encoded by the coding sequence ATGGAAATCAAATTTCGAGAATTCAATCCTTTTGATCTATGGATATGGTTAGAATTTGAAACGATACCATCCAATCTAGAAAAACAGTATATTGAAGAAGTATTTAATTCTTGGTTTTATTTAGGTAAATTAGGAGCATTTAATGCTGAAAATTTACAAGTACAAGATGCAGGAATTGATATTAGTTATATGAATTATGATACAGATATTCTTGACAATAGTATGATGGCTCTTATGCACAACATGGGAGATTTTGAATATCAAGATCTATGGGGGCGTTGTTGGCTTGACTTAGGCACTAGTGACTTATTTTCATTAGACATTCTGATAAATTCATTAAATCAATTGGATAAAGAATTGATTAAAATTAAACAATTTATTATTGGGGGAGAGAATGAAAACTGGCGTATTGAAACACAAGAAGAGTCTATGTTTGTTGATGATGATGTAGTGTAA